The following proteins come from a genomic window of Natrinema saccharevitans:
- a CDS encoding alpha/beta fold hydrolase, producing MVARDDLEHGQARVNDTKLHYVTAGDGPPLVLCHGWPQTWYEWRDVIPSLADDYTVIAPDLRGLGDSATPTSGYDKDTVATDVRELVAHLGFGDDRIALVGHDWGMPTAYAYAAQYRDEVRALCVLEAGLPGINEDGKKKLWHTRFHGVRDLPERLVAGRERLYLDWFYKEGAYDPSAIDDEARDEYVRCYSQAGGLRGGFEYYRAYETDAEHNRTHAEDPLELPVLALGGAASFRELPIRDMETVATDVSGEVVDRAGHWIPEERPDYFVDRLTAFLDDAA from the coding sequence ATGGTTGCACGTGACGACCTCGAACACGGGCAGGCCCGCGTCAACGACACGAAACTCCACTACGTGACCGCCGGCGACGGCCCGCCGCTGGTCCTGTGTCACGGCTGGCCACAGACGTGGTACGAGTGGCGGGACGTGATTCCATCCCTCGCCGACGACTACACCGTCATCGCACCCGATCTCCGGGGGCTGGGTGACTCCGCGACCCCCACCTCGGGATACGACAAGGACACCGTCGCGACCGACGTCCGGGAACTCGTCGCCCACCTCGGATTCGGGGACGATCGGATCGCGCTCGTCGGCCACGACTGGGGGATGCCGACGGCCTACGCCTACGCCGCCCAGTATCGCGACGAAGTCCGCGCGCTCTGTGTCCTTGAGGCCGGCTTACCGGGGATCAACGAGGACGGAAAGAAGAAACTCTGGCACACCCGATTTCACGGCGTTCGTGACCTACCCGAGCGGCTGGTTGCCGGCCGGGAGCGGCTGTATCTCGACTGGTTCTACAAGGAGGGCGCGTACGATCCGTCGGCGATCGACGACGAGGCCCGCGACGAGTACGTCCGCTGCTACTCGCAGGCCGGCGGCCTGCGGGGCGGCTTCGAGTACTACCGCGCCTACGAGACCGACGCCGAACACAACCGCACCCACGCCGAAGATCCGCTCGAGCTGCCGGTCCTCGCACTGGGCGGTGCGGCCTCGTTTCGGGAGCTGCCGATCCGGGACATGGAGACGGTCGCGACCGACGTCTCCGGCGAGGTCGTCGACCGGGCGGGTCACTGGATTCCCGAGGAACGGCCGGATTACTTCGTCGATCGGCTGACGGCGTTTCTCGACGACGCTGCGTGA
- a CDS encoding DUF7577 domain-containing protein, whose amino-acid sequence MVSPGQLYAVAIGVLLLVALGVCVPVLVRIVRDGLERHHKRRAGELKRYTDDEEFDRGPSASLETDPAGRTHVTCRHCGTVNDAGFTYCRRCTTPL is encoded by the coding sequence ATGGTTTCCCCCGGGCAGCTCTATGCCGTCGCCATCGGCGTTCTCCTGCTCGTCGCGTTGGGAGTCTGTGTCCCGGTTCTCGTACGGATCGTCCGGGACGGCCTCGAACGCCACCACAAGCGGCGGGCCGGCGAACTGAAGCGTTACACCGACGACGAGGAGTTCGACCGCGGCCCCTCCGCCTCGCTCGAGACGGATCCAGCGGGTCGAACGCACGTGACGTGTCGTCACTGTGGGACGGTAAACGACGCCGGGTTCACGTACTGCCGTCGATGTACGACGCCGCTTTGA
- a CDS encoding universal stress protein yields MYQNILLPFDGSDEAAAALHHAAEVAHWADATIRVLFVADTTRDSVTVVETQVVDALVEEGEDVVEEAEKTLHTLGADYDSDIVQGNPAPAIVEYADRHDHDLIVMLTHARTGVSRFLLGSVTETVVRLSSVPVLTARMQPDEQLVFPYENVLVPTDGSPGATHAAEYGLSLAAALEATVHVLSVVDDASLGPDVRSTRSGQESERAATDAVEDVVAESESHGVTNVVRHVEHGTPSEQILDAVESNDIDTVVMGTTGKRGTDRLLLGSVAETTVRSAPVPVITVGRGE; encoded by the coding sequence ATGTACCAGAACATTCTGCTCCCGTTCGACGGGAGCGACGAAGCTGCAGCGGCGTTGCATCACGCTGCCGAGGTCGCACACTGGGCCGACGCCACCATCCGCGTCCTCTTCGTCGCTGATACGACGCGTGACAGCGTCACCGTCGTTGAAACGCAAGTCGTCGACGCACTCGTCGAGGAGGGAGAGGACGTCGTCGAGGAAGCGGAGAAAACGCTGCACACGCTCGGGGCGGACTACGATTCAGACATCGTACAGGGGAATCCGGCGCCGGCGATCGTCGAGTACGCCGACCGGCACGACCACGACCTGATCGTGATGCTGACGCACGCCCGAACGGGAGTGTCACGGTTCCTTCTCGGAAGCGTCACCGAAACGGTCGTCCGTCTTTCTTCCGTCCCCGTTCTAACGGCGCGGATGCAGCCCGACGAACAACTAGTGTTCCCCTACGAGAACGTCCTCGTACCGACGGACGGGAGCCCCGGTGCAACGCACGCTGCCGAGTACGGACTCTCCCTTGCAGCGGCCCTCGAGGCGACCGTTCACGTGCTGTCCGTCGTCGACGACGCCTCACTCGGTCCGGACGTTCGCTCGACCCGATCCGGCCAGGAGAGCGAACGGGCTGCCACCGATGCCGTCGAGGACGTCGTCGCCGAGTCGGAGTCCCACGGCGTTACGAACGTCGTCCGGCACGTCGAACACGGCACGCCTTCCGAGCAAATACTCGACGCCGTCGAATCGAACGACATCGACACGGTGGTGATGGGGACGACCGGGAAACGCGGGACTGATCGACTCCTGCTCGGGAGCGTCGCCGAAACGACCGTCCGCTCCGCGCCAGTTCCTGTCATCACGGTCGGACGCGGCGAGTAA
- a CDS encoding aldo/keto reductase, with translation MNGNSITNESDTFEIGETTVHRLGFGAMRITGEDIIGAPEDEAKARRVVEHAVDCGVDLIDTADSYGPATSERLIGEAIGDPDDVLVATKAGLLRNREGDWLAHGDPDYIRNQVLTSLDRLRTDTIDLYQFHRPDDDTPFEDSVAAFAELKDEGLVEQVGLSNVSPELIDRAREQVEIATVQNRYNLNDRGAADSLERCEENDIGFIPWAPINGDDLAEHGDLLDDIAEAHDATRRQVALAWLLERSPVILPIPGTSDPDHLESNVAASGLSLSDDEVQRLTDAAE, from the coding sequence GTGAACGGTAACTCGATCACAAACGAGAGCGACACGTTCGAGATCGGCGAGACGACGGTCCATCGGCTCGGGTTCGGGGCGATGCGGATCACGGGCGAGGACATCATCGGTGCGCCCGAGGACGAAGCGAAGGCCCGCCGGGTCGTCGAACACGCCGTCGACTGCGGCGTCGACCTCATCGACACGGCCGACTCCTACGGCCCGGCGACCAGCGAGCGGCTCATCGGCGAGGCCATCGGTGATCCCGACGACGTCCTCGTCGCGACCAAGGCCGGCCTGTTGCGCAACCGCGAGGGCGACTGGCTCGCCCACGGCGACCCCGACTACATCCGCAATCAGGTTCTCACGTCGCTGGATCGACTGCGGACCGACACCATCGACCTCTACCAGTTCCACCGGCCCGACGACGACACGCCCTTCGAGGACTCCGTGGCGGCCTTCGCGGAACTCAAAGACGAGGGACTCGTCGAGCAGGTCGGCCTCAGCAACGTCTCCCCCGAACTCATCGATCGGGCCCGTGAACAGGTCGAGATCGCGACCGTCCAGAACCGGTACAACCTGAACGACCGCGGCGCGGCCGACTCCCTCGAACGCTGCGAGGAGAACGACATCGGATTCATCCCGTGGGCCCCGATCAACGGCGACGATCTGGCCGAACACGGCGACCTCCTCGACGACATCGCCGAGGCCCACGACGCGACGCGCCGACAGGTCGCCCTCGCGTGGCTGCTCGAGCGCTCGCCGGTCATCCTGCCGATTCCCGGTACCTCGGATCCGGATCACCTCGAGTCGAACGTGGCCGCCTCGGGACTGTCGCTGTCCGACGACGAGGTACAGCGCCTGACCGACGCGGCCGAATAG
- a CDS encoding DUF5814 domain-containing protein yields MAITDKIYVKNHRQLSSQLETNIPKGAFKGATLDMLFQGEGLEKLDDATRDRVLDFTQDFLDCSCDNNPYCGCPERKFMTYLLELRAEGLGPDAIVDVMTDDYMVYAYSGDVLSFLDNAVRTLEAAEGLARVDGAEEKHDEIRRAKRNLER; encoded by the coding sequence GTGGCCATCACCGACAAGATCTACGTCAAGAACCACCGCCAGCTCAGCTCCCAGCTCGAGACGAACATCCCAAAAGGGGCGTTCAAGGGAGCGACGCTGGATATGCTCTTCCAGGGCGAGGGCCTCGAGAAACTCGACGACGCGACCCGCGATCGGGTCCTGGATTTCACGCAGGACTTCCTGGATTGTAGCTGCGACAACAACCCCTACTGTGGCTGTCCCGAGCGGAAGTTCATGACGTACCTGCTCGAGTTGCGCGCCGAGGGGCTCGGCCCGGACGCGATCGTCGACGTGATGACCGACGACTACATGGTCTATGCCTACTCAGGCGACGTCCTCTCGTTCCTCGATAACGCCGTTCGAACCCTCGAGGCCGCCGAGGGATTGGCACGAGTCGACGGTGCCGAGGAGAAACACGACGAAATCCGGCGGGCGAAGCGGAACCTCGAGCGGTGA
- a CDS encoding site-specific integrase, whose translation MTRDADRRLERLQERIEGSEDISSDDQEALIDFDRQLALLGSQYGKQRRAKLVRHCVRISENVGGLADALEDRRAAEDIVRWIHSNYENEESNRDYRVALRMFGKRATDSDEIPDSISWVSATTSKNYNPMPDPAKMLWWDDHIKPMLEECRHHRDKALIATAWDSGARSGEIRSLTVGDIADHKYGLQISVDGKKGERSIMLIAAAPYLRQWLNVHPAPNDPQAPLWCQLDQPKEISYQMKLKILKKNARKAGVTHTDVTFTQMRKSSASYLASEGVNQAHLEDHHGWDRGSDVAARYVAVFGDANDREIARAHGVDVEEDESDPISPQTCPRCQRKTPRNESLCVWCGQAMEHGAVEEIEERQQETRTELLKIARDDPELLDDLERIEQFIELADENPGVLREAREFADASTD comes from the coding sequence ATGACCCGCGATGCTGACCGTCGGCTCGAACGGCTGCAAGAGCGTATCGAGGGAAGCGAAGATATCAGTAGCGACGATCAGGAGGCGCTCATTGACTTCGATAGGCAACTCGCCCTCCTCGGGAGTCAATACGGTAAGCAGCGCCGTGCGAAGCTCGTCAGGCACTGTGTTCGGATCTCTGAGAACGTCGGCGGACTCGCGGATGCTCTCGAAGATAGGAGAGCAGCGGAAGATATCGTCCGCTGGATCCACAGTAACTACGAAAACGAGGAATCGAACCGGGACTACCGGGTCGCCCTTCGGATGTTTGGCAAACGCGCCACTGACAGCGATGAGATTCCCGACAGTATCTCTTGGGTCTCCGCGACGACATCGAAAAACTACAATCCGATGCCGGACCCGGCGAAGATGCTCTGGTGGGACGACCACATCAAGCCGATGCTCGAGGAGTGTCGTCACCATCGCGACAAAGCTCTCATCGCGACCGCATGGGATTCCGGCGCCCGAAGCGGTGAGATCCGGTCCCTTACCGTCGGCGACATCGCCGATCACAAGTACGGCCTTCAGATTTCCGTCGACGGGAAGAAGGGCGAGCGGTCGATTATGCTCATCGCTGCTGCTCCGTATCTCCGACAATGGTTGAACGTCCATCCTGCGCCGAACGACCCGCAAGCACCACTGTGGTGCCAGCTCGACCAGCCGAAGGAAATCAGCTACCAGATGAAGCTGAAAATTCTGAAGAAGAACGCCCGGAAGGCTGGCGTCACTCACACCGATGTTACCTTCACTCAGATGCGGAAGTCCTCCGCGTCCTATCTCGCTTCCGAGGGCGTCAACCAGGCTCACCTCGAGGACCATCACGGATGGGATCGCGGTTCTGATGTCGCTGCCCGCTACGTCGCCGTCTTCGGTGACGCCAACGATCGAGAGATCGCGAGGGCTCACGGCGTCGACGTCGAGGAAGACGAGTCCGATCCCATCTCTCCGCAGACTTGTCCCCGCTGCCAGCGGAAGACACCACGGAACGAATCGCTTTGCGTGTGGTGCGGTCAAGCGATGGAACACGGTGCAGTTGAAGAGATCGAGGAGCGACAACAGGAGACGCGGACTGAACTTCTCAAGATCGCCCGTGATGATCCCGAACTGCTCGACGATCTCGAACGAATCGAGCAGTTCATCGAACTCGCCGACGAGAATCCCGGGGTACTCCGGGAGGCCCGAGAGTTCGCCGACGCCAGTACGGACTGA
- a CDS encoding ribbon-helix-helix protein, CopG family, which yields MGNKNKTISFRVNEDAFEALQAIAEERDISLSAVFRDYVDQLVEHDGQVEVVPETDLAARADDGDEVSFPPTVEVPKQFVREHERLELEAEHLREQLEEYKAYVNDLQDRLEDEEEEILLLDELDDEDESYQLH from the coding sequence ATGGGGAACAAGAACAAGACCATCTCGTTTCGGGTCAACGAGGACGCCTTCGAGGCGCTGCAGGCGATCGCCGAGGAGCGCGACATCTCGCTGTCGGCAGTCTTCCGGGACTACGTCGACCAGTTGGTCGAACACGACGGGCAGGTCGAAGTCGTCCCCGAAACGGACCTCGCGGCCCGGGCGGACGACGGGGACGAGGTCTCGTTCCCGCCGACCGTCGAGGTGCCAAAGCAGTTCGTCCGCGAACACGAGCGCCTCGAACTCGAGGCCGAACACCTCCGGGAACAACTCGAGGAGTACAAGGCCTACGTCAACGACCTGCAGGACCGCCTCGAGGACGAGGAAGAGGAAATCCTGTTGCTCGACGAACTCGACGACGAGGACGAATCCTACCAGTTGCACTGA
- a CDS encoding potassium channel family protein, which yields MATPLSSRPILGRAVRPIFALVTVTTVGITGYVLLAGVGLVEAAFWLVDLTSIELHFQDHTGPERAIKAFAVVVRIGIILSSLWIGETVLSAAFGGQITEELKHMQTERKIENLSDHVIICGYGIFGRTLAAQLRDDGHDVLVIELDQAEFDRIGEETLAIRGDARREDVLERANVATAGAIIGAIDDSNANIQIAITASQLSPNLQVIVRVGDEMYESVARRAGADEVVIPEVLSGDTVSEWL from the coding sequence ATGGCCACCCCGCTGTCGAGTCGGCCGATTCTGGGCCGCGCCGTTAGACCGATCTTCGCCCTCGTGACCGTCACCACGGTCGGGATCACCGGATACGTGCTGCTCGCGGGAGTCGGGTTGGTGGAGGCGGCATTTTGGCTGGTCGACTTGACGAGCATCGAGTTGCACTTTCAGGACCATACCGGTCCAGAGCGGGCGATCAAAGCCTTCGCGGTCGTGGTGCGGATCGGGATCATCCTCTCGAGCCTGTGGATCGGCGAGACGGTCCTGTCGGCGGCCTTCGGCGGTCAAATTACGGAGGAACTCAAACACATGCAAACCGAACGGAAGATCGAAAACCTATCGGACCACGTCATCATCTGCGGGTACGGGATCTTCGGGCGCACCCTTGCCGCGCAACTGCGTGATGACGGCCACGACGTCTTGGTAATCGAACTCGACCAAGCCGAATTCGACCGCATTGGTGAAGAGACGCTCGCCATCCGAGGCGACGCCCGCCGCGAGGACGTCCTCGAGCGGGCTAACGTCGCGACGGCGGGAGCCATCATCGGAGCCATCGACGACTCGAACGCGAACATCCAAATCGCGATCACGGCGAGTCAGCTCTCGCCGAACCTGCAGGTGATCGTCCGCGTTGGCGACGAAATGTACGAGTCCGTCGCCCGGCGCGCCGGCGCTGACGAGGTCGTCATCCCAGAAGTCCTCAGCGGCGATACCGTCAGTGAGTGGCTCTGA
- a CDS encoding AI-2E family transporter has protein sequence MNLSKGFLLALIAVLFVLSVLLIQPFLQYVLGAVLLAYVLYPLQVRFEEYTSPMVAALSLVVLAVAGVVAPFTVVLATVADSAERILQDYDADAMQVEVIESRIEDVTGQEVDIVSELASYGQEIGTTVLARSTQTISTVTFHLIGIALALFLVYYLLKDGTDLVDWLHRTVPLPRDIQRDLYAEIDDVMWGVLFGHVFVAFVQGVVAGIGLAVTGTPNAAFWTAVMIVLAMVPLIGAIPVWGGAVVHLYLADEPLLAVGLFVYSVIIVGLTDDYLRPFAVDRYADLNPAVILLGILGGAYAFGVMGLFFGPVVLGALKATLRVGQDHWIQLDESATVD, from the coding sequence GTGAATCTCAGTAAAGGGTTTCTCCTGGCTCTCATCGCCGTCCTTTTCGTACTGTCGGTCTTACTGATTCAACCGTTTCTCCAGTACGTCCTCGGTGCCGTACTCCTCGCGTACGTACTCTACCCGCTGCAAGTCCGATTCGAAGAGTACACGTCGCCGATGGTGGCTGCACTCTCCCTCGTCGTTCTGGCAGTCGCCGGAGTCGTCGCGCCGTTCACCGTAGTCCTCGCGACCGTCGCGGATAGCGCCGAACGAATCCTCCAGGACTACGACGCCGACGCGATGCAGGTAGAGGTAATCGAATCCCGTATCGAGGACGTGACCGGACAAGAGGTCGATATCGTTTCTGAACTCGCCAGTTACGGACAGGAAATCGGAACGACCGTGTTAGCACGGTCGACCCAGACGATCAGCACGGTCACGTTCCACCTCATCGGGATCGCGCTGGCGCTCTTTCTCGTCTACTATCTCCTCAAAGACGGCACCGATCTCGTCGACTGGCTCCACCGAACGGTTCCACTCCCCAGGGACATCCAGCGCGACCTTTACGCCGAAATCGACGACGTGATGTGGGGCGTTCTCTTCGGGCACGTCTTCGTCGCCTTCGTCCAGGGAGTCGTCGCCGGGATCGGGCTCGCGGTCACTGGCACCCCAAACGCGGCGTTCTGGACGGCCGTCATGATCGTTCTCGCGATGGTTCCGCTCATCGGTGCGATCCCGGTTTGGGGTGGGGCCGTGGTCCATCTGTATCTCGCCGACGAACCGTTACTCGCCGTCGGACTGTTCGTCTACAGCGTTATCATCGTCGGGCTCACCGACGACTATCTCCGTCCGTTCGCCGTCGATAGATACGCGGACCTCAACCCCGCCGTCATCCTCCTCGGTATCCTCGGCGGTGCGTACGCCTTCGGTGTCATGGGGCTGTTCTTCGGTCCCGTCGTCCTCGGCGCGCTCAAAGCCACCCTCCGCGTCGGCCAGGATCACTGGATCCAACTCGACGAGAGCGCGACGGTCGACTGA
- a CDS encoding replication factor A (Replication protein A protects and stabilize the intermediate ssDNA that is generated by the unwinding action of a DNA helicase at the replication fork. In addition, SSBs prevent the formation of secondary structures by single-stranded template DNA.), with translation MSDVRQHADDIHEQFSDHLDVDVEDVEERLTTLVDEYKVPMDEARRSVTNHYLEEAGLEREDISSGDSEAANVEDVDEPEEWIDLTAKVIELWDPRSDSVAQVGLLGDPTGTIKFTKWAKSDLPALEEGGVYELRNVVTDEYQGRYSVKLNSTTVIEELDEDLEVGNDTSEIEGALVDMQSGSGLIKRCPEEGCTRVLQNGRCNEHGEGEGEFDLRIKAVVDDGIDAHEVIFDKDATENLTGLSLEEAKEMAMDALDTTIVADEIREDIVGTYYRIEGPTFGRYVLADDVEELDGPIDGEELLIKARSM, from the coding sequence ATGAGCGACGTACGACAACACGCGGACGACATCCACGAGCAGTTTTCGGACCACCTCGACGTCGACGTCGAGGACGTCGAGGAGCGCCTGACGACGCTCGTCGACGAGTACAAAGTACCGATGGACGAGGCGCGCCGAAGCGTCACCAACCACTACCTCGAGGAGGCCGGCTTAGAGCGCGAGGACATCTCGAGTGGCGACAGCGAGGCGGCCAACGTCGAGGACGTCGACGAGCCCGAGGAGTGGATCGACCTCACTGCGAAGGTCATCGAACTCTGGGATCCCCGGAGCGACTCCGTCGCGCAGGTCGGCCTGCTGGGCGACCCGACGGGGACGATCAAGTTCACCAAGTGGGCCAAATCCGACCTCCCCGCGCTCGAGGAGGGCGGCGTCTACGAACTTCGCAACGTCGTCACCGACGAGTACCAGGGCCGGTACTCGGTCAAACTCAACTCGACGACGGTGATCGAGGAACTCGACGAGGACCTCGAAGTCGGCAACGACACGAGCGAGATCGAGGGCGCGCTGGTCGACATGCAAAGCGGCAGCGGGCTGATCAAGCGCTGTCCCGAGGAGGGCTGTACCCGCGTCCTCCAGAACGGCCGCTGTAACGAACACGGCGAGGGCGAAGGCGAGTTCGACCTCCGCATCAAGGCCGTCGTCGACGACGGCATCGACGCCCACGAGGTCATCTTCGACAAGGACGCCACCGAGAACCTGACGGGGCTGAGCTTAGAGGAGGCCAAGGAGATGGCGATGGACGCCTTGGACACGACCATCGTCGCCGACGAGATCCGCGAGGACATCGTCGGCACCTACTACCGCATCGAGGGGCCGACCTTCGGCCGGTACGTGCTGGCCGACGACGTCGAGGAACTCGACGGGCCGATCGATGGCGAGGAACTGCTGATCAAAGCGAGGTCGATGTGA
- a CDS encoding DUF7557 family protein — protein MASTGNYADIKVDPETRDRVRALKRGGESYDELLNKMADQYDPEEADR, from the coding sequence ATGGCCTCGACCGGGAACTATGCAGACATCAAGGTTGATCCTGAAACCCGTGACCGCGTAAGAGCCCTCAAACGCGGCGGGGAATCCTATGACGAGCTGCTAAACAAGATGGCTGATCAATACGACCCTGAAGAGGCCGACAGGTAG
- a CDS encoding dihydrodipicolinate synthase family protein encodes MAIRDALRGITAPTVTPFDDGAIDEAALTDLLDHLEDGGIDAVFPCGTTGEFPSLTADEQHRVVEATVERVDVPVVAGAAATNVADTVAAIDRAAEAGADAAAIVAPYFTTANTPAGNREFFEAVLEDAALPVLLYNIPQCTGRRIEPETVAAVADRDEVLGIKDSSGDLAYFLSVLRATPDEFRCLQGYDALLVPALRMGADGGINALSNVVPEVFGEAFARADEERGRELQRDAISPLFEACTSHGFAPATKAALAERSVLDADEVRPPLVGVDDAGTETIGDALETALEVGGQ; translated from the coding sequence AACCCCCTTCGACGACGGCGCGATCGACGAGGCGGCTCTGACCGACCTGCTCGACCACCTCGAAGACGGCGGCATCGACGCGGTCTTTCCCTGCGGGACGACCGGCGAGTTCCCGAGCCTGACCGCCGACGAACAGCACCGGGTCGTCGAGGCGACGGTCGAGCGCGTCGACGTCCCGGTCGTCGCGGGAGCGGCCGCCACGAACGTCGCCGACACCGTCGCGGCCATCGATCGGGCGGCCGAGGCGGGGGCCGACGCCGCCGCGATCGTCGCGCCGTATTTCACGACGGCGAACACGCCTGCAGGCAACCGAGAGTTCTTCGAGGCCGTCCTCGAGGACGCCGCGCTCCCCGTCTTGCTGTACAACATTCCGCAGTGTACGGGCCGGCGCATCGAACCCGAGACCGTCGCCGCCGTCGCCGATCGCGATGAGGTCCTCGGGATCAAGGACTCGAGCGGCGACCTCGCGTATTTCCTCTCGGTGCTGCGGGCGACGCCCGACGAGTTCCGCTGTCTGCAGGGATACGACGCCCTGCTGGTACCCGCCTTGCGGATGGGGGCCGACGGCGGAATCAACGCCCTGTCGAACGTCGTCCCCGAAGTATTCGGCGAGGCGTTCGCCCGGGCCGACGAGGAGCGCGGCCGAGAGCTACAGCGCGACGCCATCTCGCCGCTGTTCGAGGCCTGTACGAGCCACGGCTTCGCGCCCGCGACGAAGGCCGCTCTCGCTGAGCGCAGCGTCCTCGACGCCGACGAGGTCCGTCCACCGCTGGTCGGCGTCGACGACGCGGGGACCGAGACGATCGGTGACGCCCTCGAAACGGCGCTCGAGGTCGGCGGGCAGTAA
- a CDS encoding RPA family protein encodes MSEAELTREVARRVFASEFNDSTYTFKESDDERAPNYALLPTGDRANRVFVVGTLTETEDVGDESEYWRGRVVDPTGTFFVYAGQYQPEAAAVLRDTEPPAYVSIVGKPRTYETDDGTVNVSLRPESIAVVDDATRDRWVVETAERTLDRIEAFEAWEAEQEAPESGSTAPANEYARMARERYDSPVVNYRNDVIQALEQLEDVEESDDAEATV; translated from the coding sequence ATGAGCGAGGCAGAACTCACTCGCGAAGTCGCCCGCCGCGTCTTCGCGTCCGAATTCAACGACTCGACGTACACCTTCAAAGAGAGCGACGACGAGCGCGCGCCCAACTACGCGCTCTTACCGACGGGCGACCGCGCGAACCGCGTGTTCGTCGTGGGCACCCTGACCGAGACCGAGGACGTCGGCGACGAAAGCGAGTACTGGCGCGGCCGGGTCGTCGACCCGACCGGGACGTTCTTCGTCTACGCCGGCCAGTACCAGCCGGAAGCCGCCGCGGTCCTGCGGGACACCGAGCCGCCGGCGTACGTCTCGATCGTCGGCAAACCACGCACCTACGAGACCGACGACGGCACGGTCAACGTCTCATTGCGGCCCGAGTCCATCGCGGTCGTCGACGACGCCACCCGCGACCGCTGGGTCGTCGAGACCGCCGAACGTACCCTCGACCGCATCGAGGCCTTCGAGGCGTGGGAAGCCGAGCAGGAAGCGCCCGAAAGCGGCTCGACCGCGCCGGCCAACGAGTACGCCCGGATGGCCCGCGAGCGCTACGACTCGCCGGTCGTCAACTACCGCAACGACGTCATCCAGGCCCTCGAGCAACTCGAGGACGTCGAGGAGAGCGACGACGCGGAAGCGACGGTCTGA